From Magnetospirillum sp. WYHS-4, a single genomic window includes:
- the hisI gene encoding phosphoribosyl-AMP cyclohydrolase, with product MSTDQSATAPAVIARLKFNSDGLIPAIAQQHDSGEVLMMAWMNPASITETLTTGIVCYWSRSRGKFWRKGESSGQVQKLVDLRWDCDGDTLLLQVDQKGVACHTGRHNCFFNAIRDGKPTAIADVEIDPETLYGS from the coding sequence ATGAGCACCGACCAGTCCGCCACCGCGCCGGCCGTGATCGCCCGCCTGAAGTTCAATTCCGACGGCCTGATTCCGGCCATCGCCCAGCAGCATGACAGCGGCGAGGTGCTGATGATGGCCTGGATGAACCCGGCATCGATCACGGAGACCCTGACCACCGGCATCGTTTGCTATTGGTCGCGATCGCGCGGCAAGTTCTGGCGCAAGGGCGAAAGCTCGGGCCAGGTGCAGAAGCTCGTCGATCTGCGGTGGGACTGCGACGGTGACACTTTGCTGCTCCAGGTCGACCAGAAGGGCGTCGCTTGCCACACCGGCCGCCACAACTGCTTCTTCAACGCCATCCGCGACGGCAAGCCGACGGCAATCGCCGACGTCGAGATCGATCCGGAAACCCTCTACGGATCGTGA